TGTATCTTTGGTGCGGCTATGGCAGGTTGGGTAAGTCAGACTTTTGGACGTAAAAAAGCATTGTTTGCTGCGGCTATTTTATTTCTATTAGCAGCAATAGGGTCTGCATGGCCCGAAATAGGTTTCCAGATGCCTAGTGCAGGAGATCACTCTTTTGTATATCATTTTGTTTTTTATCGTATAATCGGTGGTGTAGGAGTTGGTATAGCTTCGATGGTCTCTCCTATGTACATCGCAGAAATAGCACCTCCCAGCAAGAGAGGTAGCCTTGTAGGACTCAATCAGTTTGCCATTATATTTGGTATGCTGGTAGTATATTTTGTAAATTATTTTATAGCAAAACAAGGAGATACAGAGTGGCTTCATACAACAGGATGGAGATGGATGTTTGCTTCGCTAGCTATTCCATCAGTCATATTCTTCCTATTATTGTTTATTGCACCCGAAACACCAAGATGGCTTGTGATGAAAGGTCACACCGCAAAGGCAGAGGGTATTCTTACCAAGCTTGTAGGTAGCGCAATGGCTAAGCAGGAAATGGTAGAGATAAGACAAAGTTTTGATAATGAAGAAACAGCATCTTTAAAACCATATTATCGTTTTATGATGACATGGCTCATCTTATTTGTTGTGGGTCTTATTTCGCTATCGTTGGTCGGAGTTTCAAGTGCATTGGAAATCTCTATGATAGCCAGCTTTGTAATAGCATTGTATGTTCCTGTTAAATCTTACGGATTCCTGATAATAATGACAGGTGTATTGTTATCTGCATTTCAGCAATTTGTGGGTATCAATGTTGTGTTATATTACGCTCCCGAAATATTTAAGAGTATGGGATCGGGTACAGACTCGGCTCTGTTACAAACTATCATAGTAGGTATTATCAATCTGTCGTTTACAGTATTGGCTATTATGACTGTTGATAAATTCGGACGTAAGCCGTTGTTGATTACAGGAGCTTTAGTGATGGCAGTATCTATGCTTGGCTTGGGAACATCTTTTTCTCAAGGATTACCCGGTACATTGAAACTTGTGTTTATGCTTACATATACAGCCGGTTTTGCTATGTCATGGGGACCTGTTTGTTGGGTTATGCTCGCAGAGATATTCCCTAACTCGGTACGTTCGAGTGTGATGTCTATTGCTGTAGCTGCACAATGGGTATCAAACTTCTTAATCTCTTGGACATTCCCTATCATGGACAAGAACGATACATTAGTAACTATGTTCAATCACGGATTTGCATACTGGGTATATGGCTCACTTGCCGTTATTGCTGCATTATTTGTATGGAAACGTTTACCTGAAACAAAAGGTAAGACGTTAGAAGATATGGAAAAATTATGGAAAAAATAGAATAACATTTTGAATGTTAAAATAGGTTGATAAAGTAGGAGGTTTGTTGAGATAATAAGCCTCCTACTACTTTTTTAGTTTGTCTTTTTATAACTGATAATAGCCCAAGTATTGAAAAAAACTACAAATCCCAGTAATGCAAACATCTGTGTGGTTAAGTCCATAAATACACTACCCTTGAGATAAACCATTCGCATCACTTGTATGAAATACTTCAAAGGATTGAAGATCGTAACAATCTTAGCCCATTCGGGCATACTGCTTATTGGAGTAAACAGACCACTCATCAATATCAGAATCATTATAAAGAAGAACATCACGAACATAGCTTGCTGCATGGTATTTGAATAGTTGGAGATAACCAGTCCGAATCCGGATACCACCAGAATATAAATTCCCGAAAAAAGATAGATTGTCAACAGACTGCCAACGGGTAATATATTATAGACAAATGCTGCGAACCCAAAACAGATAGTAAGCACCGTGAATCCGATAACCCAGTACGGAATAAGCTTTGCTAAAATGAATGTAAATTTATTTACGGGAGTTACGTTCATCTGCTCTATTGTACCCATTTCCTTTTCGCTTACAATGTTCAGTGCCGGCAGGAAGCCGGTTAGCAGTGTAAGTAGTATTACCATCAATGCCGGAACCATAAATACTTTATAATCCAAATTAGGATTGAATTTGTACTGAGGGACGACGTTGATAAGGGGTAATGCTGCACCCTCTCTTTTGGGAGACCATTCTTCTCTGATATCCGATGAAAAATCGGATAGTATAGCACCCATATATGAAGAGCTTAGTGAGCCTTTCACTCCATTGACCGTGTTTGCTGATATCATAACATTAGCCACTCCTGTTTTCACGAGGTTTTTCTCAAAATCGGGTTGTATTTCGAGTATAACATCTGCTTTACCCGACTCGATACTATGCAAAGCTTTATCACCCGATAAAGAGACATCCGTAAGATGAAAATATCCGGATGAGGTCGCCTTGCGGACTAATCTTTCGGAATAAGTGCTATGATCATTATCAACAATACTTAGCTTAATGTTTTTTATCTCCTGATTGGCAGCCCAAGGCATAATGAGCATCATCATAATTGGCATGCCTATGATTAATCTCGGAAGAAATGAGTTCCGCATAATCTGTTTAAACTCTTTTTCGATCAAAAATTTTATCATGATAATCAGCCTAATCTAACTTTAAACTTTTTCAAACTTATTGTAATCAGTAATATGAACATAGATACGAGAATAGCCATATCTTTCAATATAAAATCAACACCTACGCCCTGTATCATTAGTTTTTTTATGGCATCGATATACCATTTAGCAGGAATAATATTTGATATCCATTGTAGTACTTCAGGCATACTTTCTATCGGATATATCATGCCTGATAACAACATGACGGGCATCATAAAACCCATTCCCGAAATCAGCATCGCTGTTACTTGCGTATTTGCAATAGTAGATACAAACAGCCCCAGCGAAAGTGCTACCGCAATAAATATGAACGATATTGCAGCAAGCCAAAACAAGCTTCCGGCTACAGGTACTTTGAGGACGAAATATGATAATAACAATATTGAAGTGAGATTCACTACCGATAGCGTAAAATATGGTACTGCTTTAGCCAGAATGATATAAATAGGCTTTATCGGCGAAGCGAGCAATACTTCCATTGTGCCCATTTCTTTTTCGCGTACAATGGCTATAGATGTCATCATGGCACATATCAACATGAGAATAAGTCCCATAACCCCCGGTACGAAATTGTATGCGCCTTTTAACTGAGGATTATACAGCATTTTTACTTCGGGTATTATGCGGAAAGGAACGTTATACTCACGCATCAATTCTTGTTGATATGACGATATTATATTTGTAGCATACCCTGTTTGCATAAGCGATTGATTGGGGTCTGTAGCATCGGCTATAAGTTGTATAGAAGCTTCTCCTGTATGTAACAAGTTGTTGTTGAAATTTTCTCCGAATACAACTACCATATTTACTTTTCCTTGCCTGAAAACCTGTTCAATATCATCGGGGCTGTTCAAAACTTGCGAGACTGTAAAGTATTCGCTTGCTTCAAGCTGTTCGATGATGCGCTGTGTTGAAATATCCTTCGAGAGGTCGAATACTGCAATCTCTGTATTTTTGAGCTCTGTGGTTATAGCAAAGCCAAATATAATGATCTGCACAATGGGCATTCCCAGCAAGATCAACATAGTGCGCTTATCGCGGAATATATGATAGAATTCTTTTTTTACAAAAGAGAGAAATTGTTTCATAATATCAATTATCAGAGCGTTTTGCTTTTCGTGCCAGTTGTTGGAAAACTTCATCCATATTTTTTGCATTGAATCGGTGGCGCAGATTCTTTGGCGTATCCAACGCTTCTATTTTGCCATCTACCATAATTGAAATCCGATTGCAATACTCCGCTTCGTCCATATAGTGGGTTGTAACAAATACGGTAATTCCTCTGTCGGCAGCCTGATATATCAGTTCCCAAAATTGCCTGCGGGTAGCGGGATCTACTCCACCTGTGGGTTCGTCCAAAAATACAATTTTGGGTTCATGGAATATAGACACAGAGAAAGCAAGCTTTTGTTTCCATCCCAACGGTAATTCCTTTACCAATGTATTCCGTTCTTTGGCAAAGCCCAGTTCGTCGAGCGTTTGGGCGGTTTTAGTTTCAATAGCTTTTTCTTTCATTCCGTATATTCCTCCAAATAGCCTGATATTTTCCCATACTTTCATGTCTTCGTACAAGGAAAATTTTTGACTCATATAGCCGATGCTCTTCTTTACAGCTTCTTGTTCCTTAGATATGTCGTATCCGGCAACGAAGCCTTGCCCCGAACTTGGATAGCTTAATCCGCAAAGCATACGCATGGCTGTGGTTTTGCCTGCACCATTAGCTCCTAAGAATCCAAATATTTCACCTTTTTCTACACTAAAAGATATATTATCTACAGCTGTGAAATTTCCGAATTTCTTTGTCAGTTTTTCTGTATGTATAACCGTTTCGTTCATTGTTTTTCGTTTTGAGCCAATAGCATGTAACAATCTTCTATGCTTGGTTTTATCTCGTGTATGTCAATGCCTGTATGTCCGCTGTTTGCGAGATATTCATTCAGTTTATTTATAGAAAAATCTTTATTTACTGTGATGTGGTGTACTTCCCCAAATGCAAAACATGTTTTTATCATACTATGGCTTCTGAGGTTTTTTAGTAGTTTATACATATCATCAGACTTTACAGACCATAATATTTCCGGATATCGGTTTATTATATTCTGTGGTGTTTCCACATCGAGGAAAGACCCGTTTTGAATCAGAGCTATACGATCACAGAGCTTAGCCTCGTCCATATATGGAGTGGATACAAGTATGGTAATATTTTGCTCCTTTAACTTCTTAAGCATATCCCAAAATTCTTTTCGCGACACAGGGTCTACTCCTGTAGTAGGCTCGTCCAGAAATAGCACGGCAGGCTTATGTATCAATGCACAGCATAGTGCCAGCTTTTGTTTCATACCGCCGGATAGTTTTCCTGCTTTTCTATCTTTAAAAGGCTCTATTTGTTGATATATATCTTTTATCAGGTGATAATTTTCCTGTATGGTTGTATTAAATACCGTAGCAAAAAACTCTAAATTCTCTTCCACGCTTAAATCCTGGTAGAGCGAGAATCTTCCCGGCATATAGCCTATTCTGTTCCGTATTTCTTTATAGTCTTTCACAATGTCCAAACCATCTACCCTGGCATTGCCACTATCTGCAAGCAGCAAGGTAGTAAGTATCCTGAAAAGGCTTGTTTTGCCGGCACCATCGGGTCCTATAATGCCATATATCTCTCCTTGCTCTACATCGAAGCTTATGTCGTTGAGAGCCTGTACAGATTTATAGCTTTTTTTTATATTTTGAACTGAAACAGCTTTCATATTTTATGCATTCAATTCAATGTACAAGTCATCATCTTTCTCCACATAGTTAATCTTATTTTCTTTAGATAACCATCCAAGAGCCAAATAAATATACATTTCTCTATAGCCTGTTATTACCTCGAGATCATGTATCGTAAGCATCCCTTTTTCGGCAAGCGTATCACAAATAAGTTTGGTGTCACTATTTATCAGCTCTTTCAACATAGCTTTGTGTTTTAATTCAATTTTAATTCTCCGTACATTCCATACTTTAGGTATCCATCGTTCTTTACAGCTACTTTTACGGCATATACCAAGTTGGCTCGTTCGTCACGAGTCTGTATTGTTTTAGGCGTAAACTCTGAATTGTCCGATATCCAGGTTATAGTCCCTGAATATTCTTTCATTTCTTTCTCTCCAAAGTCTGCATATACTTTTACGGCTTGTCCTATTTTCACTTGTGTCAATTGGCTTGCTGTAATGTATGCCCGAAGGAACATGTGTTCGATGTCTGCTACTTTAAATAAAGCTCTTCCCTGTGTTGCAAGTTCTCCTTGTTCTGCATATTTAGACAGGATAGTCCCATTGATAGGGCTACAGATAATAGATTTCTGTATCTGATCATTTATTTGAGCTATCTGCACTTCCAGTCCCGAGCTTTGTTCCGATATGTTTTTGTTCGAATTTTCTAATAATTCCGTTTGTGCAGTTAACTGCCTTTCAAGAACAAGTATCTGTGCATTTATATCATCTAATTGTTTTTGGTTTGCAGCGTTTGCCTTTACCAAGTTCTCGAATCGTTTCTGCTCGTTTTTCTGGGTTGCAATTTGTTGCTTTATAGCTGCTATCTGTCTTGGTATATCTACACGCCCGCTCTTTACTGCACTAGTATTAGTCAGTAATTGCATCTTTTTTAGATATAATTGTACGGTGTCTATATACCCGAGAGGCTTTCCTTGTTCTACTTGTTGCCCTTCAATGAAATTGAGCTGCATAATCTTTCCGTTTGCTTCGGCTGATACAATTACCTCAGTAGTCTCAAAAACGCCGGATGCATCATAGTCTCCATTTCCTTTTCCACAAGCTGTAAGCAAGAGTATGATGCTTGCATAAACTATATTTTTTGTTGTTTTCATATATTATTTTTCATTTGATGTAGAGAGAAAAGTATATCGTTGTTTCTTACTTCTTGTTCAATTGTTTGTTGTATATTTTAAGTTGTAAATAGCTTGGAGCAATTCTATCTCATGTTGTATTCTGTCTTGCTTTGCAAGATCTTCTGCATTTACATCACGCATGAGGTCAATGACGGTTGATGTTCCGTTTGCAACCTTTGCTTCAGTTGCTCGCTTTACATTGTTGCGAAGGATAACTATATCGTCATCATATTTTAGCAAGTCTTTATTCTTGTTTATTTCGTTTTGTTCTTGAGAGGTTTCCAAACTTGTATTGAAAAGAAATGTTTCTCGTGAAGTTGCAATATTATCCTGATTGGTTTCTATTAACTTTCTGTCGTTTTTTTGTGTGTACAAGCTTCCAAAATTCCAAGACAAGCGTATTCCTCCGATGTAATATGCCGAGAAATCATTATTGAGCATATTCAGTGCAGGTTTTCCATACCCACCTGTGAGAAATAGTACCAATTTGGGCATGTAACCGGCTTTTATTACTTTCTTCTGCGTTTCTAGATTTACTAATTGCGCGTCGAACAACTCCAGCTCAGGTCGTTTTACTTGTGATGATATGGTCAAATTGTCCGCATTCGGTTTTGGCAAGATGATGTTTTCGTTTAGCTTTTGCCCGATAAGAATACCTAGCATGTCCAAGTATGCTTTTTTATTGGAAACGATCTGCGCCTTATTTTGTACAGTTTTCAGTTGCTCCACTTTTATCGCATCCAAGTCTGATTGATTCGCTATTCCATTGGTTATATAGCTTGATATCAGGTCAAAATTTCGTTGCAACTCTTCTTGCAAAAGAGCGTTCTGCTTCAATCTTGCATCGAGGAGCAAGATGCCAAAATACATTTGGTTTACCTGATAGACTATCTTATACATATCAACGTCCAGCTGTTTTTGCTCAGCATAGGATGATGCTTTTGTGATATCTTTTTTGCTGCTTATTACACCTCCGTCCCATATCGTTTGGGTAACATCTATTGTAGCAGAATACTGATCTTTGCTCAGCCCTTTGATATCTATGCCCTGAATATCAATAGGAATTTTTGTCACTTCCGATTGATAAGAGGCTTTAGCCGATAATGAGAATTGAGGTAAATAGCCTTTTCCGGCATTTGAGAGATTATACTCTTTCGACCGCTCAATCAACCCGTACCGTTTTATAAGCGGATAATTTTCTTTTGCCATTTGCTGACATTGCTCTATGGTAAGTGTGCTTTGAGCAAAAGCCATAGCAGAAAAGAAAAGCGAATATATGATGATGATTAATGATTTTTTCATATTGATTCTATTATTCATCTATTTGAAGTATCATTTTTATCCATTGTGGAATTAATGCTTTTCGTTCTTCTATAAATATTTCATACTCTTTTTCTCCGAAAGGAGCATGCAGGTTCATTAATAAAGGCTTTCCTACGATAGGGAAAATAGACATGGATACTATATTTATAAAAATCTGAAGCGGGGTTACTCCTTTTATCTCTTTTTTGTCTATTTGTTCTTGTATCTGTTTAAATAGGAAATTATTTGCGATAGATTTTCCTTTAAGCCCCACATTTTCTATTATTTTGTGAGGATTGGCTTGTATTTCACTTAGTACAAATAGGGGTAAATTCGGATTCTTTGAGATAGAGTCTATATAGCGTGCGACAATCATGTCTATCTTATCTGAAAGATTAATATCTTCTGCGTTTACAAGATTTACTATTAGTCCAAACATTTCTTGTAAGCTTTCTTTCATAATTATATCAAAAAGCTTTTCCTTACTCCTGAAATAATAATTGAGCAAGGCAAGGTTTATTCCCGCTTCTTCTGCTATGTCGCGAGTTCGGGCTTGCCCATATCCTTTTTCATGAAATACTTTTCGGGCTGCATTTTTTATTTTTTCTTCTGTCGAAATATCTTTTTCCATTTTGTGATGTATTCTGTTTACTTCTTAATCGAGCTACAAACATAAATTAAAATATTGATTTAATCAAATGATTAAATATTATTTTTAAATACTATAATCAAATTCTTTTAATTTGTCTGTTGTAATGTTTTTATAAATAAATTTGTCTTATATAAGTAAGTAGCTTATAAAAAAGTAACAGAAAAGTGACAAGTAAAAAGAGTGAAATAAGTGTCACTTTTGTCACCTTTTTATTTTTAAATTAGTTGTACGTTGTTGTATATAAGTTTTTTATGTTGGTTTTTCGGCAAGATGATAATTGAGACGTTTTTGGTGATATAATTAAAATGTTACTTTTTATGTTACAAATTTCAGTGTGGTTCGTTATCTAGATACATGGAGTTAGAAAAGTTCAAATCGGATGTTGTACCTCTACGCAACAAGCTGCAGAATGTTGCAAAGAATATGCTGGCTAATGAGGTAGATGCTGAGGATGCTGTTCAGGAAACCTTTTTGAGGTTATGGAATCAGCGATCTCAGTTGGGCAATCATCCTAATGTTGGTGGATTTGCAATGCAGACGTTGAAAAATATATGTATTGATAAGTTGAGGGCGGAGAGGCATAATATTTCGCTCGATGGTATATCCATTGCCGGAAATTCGATAACTCCATATACATTTACTGAACAACAAGACAGTGTGTTGATCATCAGGAATATTATCGATTCTTTGCCCGAAACTCAACGCCATATTATAACATTGCGAGATGTAGATGGATATGAATTGGGCGAAATCGCAGCAATTATAGGCTCTGAGGAAAGTACAGTAAGGGTAAACCTTTCGAGGGCACGTAAGGCTGTTAGAGACAAATTTTTGAGTATGAATAATGTAATGCGAAAATAGGATGAGTGATATAGATTTGCTTTTAGAAAAATACTTTGAGGGGCAAACTACCCTGGAAGAGGAAAGTATCTTACGAAATTATTTTCGTCAGTCCGA
The Dysgonomonas mossii genome window above contains:
- the xylE gene encoding D-xylose transporter XylE, which gives rise to MKNEASKSYTLKLTLIATLGGLLFGYDTAVISGTVESLRHFFIEPMGLSLNEANAMEGFVISSALIGCIFGAAMAGWVSQTFGRKKALFAAAILFLLAAIGSAWPEIGFQMPSAGDHSFVYHFVFYRIIGGVGVGIASMVSPMYIAEIAPPSKRGSLVGLNQFAIIFGMLVVYFVNYFIAKQGDTEWLHTTGWRWMFASLAIPSVIFFLLLFIAPETPRWLVMKGHTAKAEGILTKLVGSAMAKQEMVEIRQSFDNEETASLKPYYRFMMTWLILFVVGLISLSLVGVSSALEISMIASFVIALYVPVKSYGFLIIMTGVLLSAFQQFVGINVVLYYAPEIFKSMGSGTDSALLQTIIVGIINLSFTVLAIMTVDKFGRKPLLITGALVMAVSMLGLGTSFSQGLPGTLKLVFMLTYTAGFAMSWGPVCWVMLAEIFPNSVRSSVMSIAVAAQWVSNFLISWTFPIMDKNDTLVTMFNHGFAYWVYGSLAVIAALFVWKRLPETKGKTLEDMEKLWKK
- a CDS encoding TolC family protein, with translation MKKSLIIIIYSLFFSAMAFAQSTLTIEQCQQMAKENYPLIKRYGLIERSKEYNLSNAGKGYLPQFSLSAKASYQSEVTKIPIDIQGIDIKGLSKDQYSATIDVTQTIWDGGVISSKKDITKASSYAEQKQLDVDMYKIVYQVNQMYFGILLLDARLKQNALLQEELQRNFDLISSYITNGIANQSDLDAIKVEQLKTVQNKAQIVSNKKAYLDMLGILIGQKLNENIILPKPNADNLTISSQVKRPELELFDAQLVNLETQKKVIKAGYMPKLVLFLTGGYGKPALNMLNNDFSAYYIGGIRLSWNFGSLYTQKNDRKLIETNQDNIATSRETFLFNTSLETSQEQNEINKNKDLLKYDDDIVILRNNVKRATEAKVANGTSTVIDLMRDVNAEDLAKQDRIQHEIELLQAIYNLKYTTNN
- a CDS encoding TetR/AcrR family transcriptional regulator; the encoded protein is MEKDISTEEKIKNAARKVFHEKGYGQARTRDIAEEAGINLALLNYYFRSKEKLFDIIMKESLQEMFGLIVNLVNAEDINLSDKIDMIVARYIDSISKNPNLPLFVLSEIQANPHKIIENVGLKGKSIANNFLFKQIQEQIDKKEIKGVTPLQIFINIVSMSIFPIVGKPLLMNLHAPFGEKEYEIFIEERKALIPQWIKMILQIDE
- a CDS encoding ABC transporter ATP-binding protein, coding for MKAVSVQNIKKSYKSVQALNDISFDVEQGEIYGIIGPDGAGKTSLFRILTTLLLADSGNARVDGLDIVKDYKEIRNRIGYMPGRFSLYQDLSVEENLEFFATVFNTTIQENYHLIKDIYQQIEPFKDRKAGKLSGGMKQKLALCCALIHKPAVLFLDEPTTGVDPVSRKEFWDMLKKLKEQNITILVSTPYMDEAKLCDRIALIQNGSFLDVETPQNIINRYPEILWSVKSDDMYKLLKNLRSHSMIKTCFAFGEVHHITVNKDFSINKLNEYLANSGHTGIDIHEIKPSIEDCYMLLAQNEKQ
- a CDS encoding RNA polymerase sigma factor — protein: MELEKFKSDVVPLRNKLQNVAKNMLANEVDAEDAVQETFLRLWNQRSQLGNHPNVGGFAMQTLKNICIDKLRAERHNISLDGISIAGNSITPYTFTEQQDSVLIIRNIIDSLPETQRHIITLRDVDGYELGEIAAIIGSEESTVRVNLSRARKAVRDKFLSMNNVMRK
- a CDS encoding winged helix-turn-helix domain-containing protein, whose amino-acid sequence is MLKELINSDTKLICDTLAEKGMLTIHDLEVITGYREMYIYLALGWLSKENKINYVEKDDDLYIELNA
- a CDS encoding ABC transporter permease translates to MIKFLIEKEFKQIMRNSFLPRLIIGMPIMMMLIMPWAANQEIKNIKLSIVDNDHSTYSERLVRKATSSGYFHLTDVSLSGDKALHSIESGKADVILEIQPDFEKNLVKTGVANVMISANTVNGVKGSLSSSYMGAILSDFSSDIREEWSPKREGAALPLINVVPQYKFNPNLDYKVFMVPALMVILLTLLTGFLPALNIVSEKEMGTIEQMNVTPVNKFTFILAKLIPYWVIGFTVLTICFGFAAFVYNILPVGSLLTIYLFSGIYILVVSGFGLVISNYSNTMQQAMFVMFFFIMILILMSGLFTPISSMPEWAKIVTIFNPLKYFIQVMRMVYLKGSVFMDLTTQMFALLGFVVFFNTWAIISYKKTN
- a CDS encoding HlyD family secretion protein, encoding MKTTKNIVYASIILLLTACGKGNGDYDASGVFETTEVIVSAEANGKIMQLNFIEGQQVEQGKPLGYIDTVQLYLKKMQLLTNTSAVKSGRVDIPRQIAAIKQQIATQKNEQKRFENLVKANAANQKQLDDINAQILVLERQLTAQTELLENSNKNISEQSSGLEVQIAQINDQIQKSIICSPINGTILSKYAEQGELATQGRALFKVADIEHMFLRAYITASQLTQVKIGQAVKVYADFGEKEMKEYSGTITWISDNSEFTPKTIQTRDERANLVYAVKVAVKNDGYLKYGMYGELKLN
- a CDS encoding ABC transporter permease, which codes for MKQFLSFVKKEFYHIFRDKRTMLILLGMPIVQIIIFGFAITTELKNTEIAVFDLSKDISTQRIIEQLEASEYFTVSQVLNSPDDIEQVFRQGKVNMVVVFGENFNNNLLHTGEASIQLIADATDPNQSLMQTGYATNIISSYQQELMREYNVPFRIIPEVKMLYNPQLKGAYNFVPGVMGLILMLICAMMTSIAIVREKEMGTMEVLLASPIKPIYIILAKAVPYFTLSVVNLTSILLLSYFVLKVPVAGSLFWLAAISFIFIAVALSLGLFVSTIANTQVTAMLISGMGFMMPVMLLSGMIYPIESMPEVLQWISNIIPAKWYIDAIKKLMIQGVGVDFILKDMAILVSMFILLITISLKKFKVRLG